A single window of Fervidicoccus fontis Kam940 DNA harbors:
- a CDS encoding CDC48 family AAA ATPase, giving the protein MSTTNEKKELLLRVAEAKQKDVGRGKVRIDLEMLKEIGVEPGDVVEIEGRRKTAAIAWPNYTEDQGQDIIRMDGLVRKNAGVSIGDKVIVRKAQTKPATYVKLAPNNYNIEVENSFVNYIKRRLIDTPVVEGDTVLIPVLGQPIPFSVIQTKPIGIVIITNETNLIVLDKPVDTGKMPRVTYEDIGGLKPIVERIRELVELPLKYPEVFKRLGIEPPKGVLLYGAPGTGKTLLAKAVANETQAYFVAINGPEIMSKFYGESEQRLREIFEEAKKHTPAIIFIDEIDAIAPKRDEVIGEVERRVVAQLLALMDGLETRGDVIVIAATNRPNAIDPALRRPGRFDREIEIPLPDRQGRLEILQIHTRNMPLAEDVDLEKIASITHGYTGADLAALSREAAMHALRRYLPKIDLNSERIPEEVLNSMVVTMQDFMEAYKEIIPSGLREIYIEVPNVKWSDIGGLEEAKQQLREAVEWPLKYPESFKKIGIRPPRGVLLFGPPGTGKTMLAKAVATESEANFIAVRGPEVLSKWVGESEKAIREIFRRARQYSPVIIFFDEIDSLVPIRGMSSDSYVTERVVSQLLTEMDGIESLENVIVIAATNRPDIIDPALLRPGRLEKLIYIPPPDKDDRLEILKIHTKKMPLASDVDLERIAEITEGYTGADIEALVREAGLRALRENLSATEIRMRHFEDALQVIKPSITKQMIEYYIKWFEQARQAISKKIIETTPYI; this is encoded by the coding sequence ATGAGTACTACTAATGAAAAAAAGGAGCTTTTATTAAGAGTCGCAGAAGCTAAGCAAAAAGATGTTGGGAGAGGAAAGGTAAGAATAGACCTGGAGATGTTGAAGGAAATTGGAGTAGAACCTGGAGATGTCGTTGAAATTGAAGGAAGAAGAAAAACAGCCGCTATTGCCTGGCCAAACTATACTGAAGATCAAGGTCAGGATATAATAAGAATGGATGGATTGGTTAGGAAGAACGCAGGTGTGAGCATTGGGGATAAAGTAATCGTGAGAAAAGCACAGACGAAGCCAGCTACATACGTAAAGCTTGCCCCAAATAACTATAACATCGAGGTTGAAAACAGCTTTGTAAATTACATAAAGAGGAGGCTAATTGATACTCCTGTGGTAGAAGGAGATACAGTACTCATTCCAGTATTGGGTCAGCCAATTCCATTTTCAGTGATACAAACCAAGCCTATCGGGATAGTCATAATAACTAATGAAACTAACTTAATAGTTTTAGATAAGCCGGTAGATACGGGGAAAATGCCTAGAGTTACATATGAAGATATTGGAGGACTTAAACCGATTGTTGAAAGAATCAGGGAGCTTGTTGAGCTACCGCTTAAATACCCGGAGGTTTTCAAAAGATTAGGAATCGAACCTCCCAAAGGAGTACTACTTTATGGAGCACCAGGAACTGGTAAGACCCTTTTAGCTAAAGCTGTTGCAAACGAGACCCAGGCATACTTTGTTGCGATAAACGGCCCTGAAATTATGAGTAAGTTCTACGGAGAAAGCGAACAAAGGTTGAGAGAAATATTTGAGGAAGCCAAGAAGCACACACCAGCTATTATATTCATAGATGAAATAGATGCAATTGCCCCTAAGAGAGACGAAGTAATTGGTGAAGTTGAAAGGAGGGTAGTAGCTCAGTTGCTAGCACTGATGGACGGACTCGAAACTAGAGGAGATGTTATTGTAATTGCAGCAACGAATAGACCTAACGCCATTGACCCAGCATTAAGAAGACCGGGAAGATTTGATAGAGAAATTGAAATACCTCTGCCAGATAGACAAGGAAGGCTCGAAATACTTCAAATTCATACGAGAAATATGCCCTTAGCGGAAGATGTAGATTTAGAAAAGATAGCTAGTATTACTCACGGATATACGGGGGCTGATCTTGCAGCCCTTTCAAGAGAGGCAGCGATGCATGCATTGAGAAGGTACTTACCGAAAATAGATTTAAACAGTGAAAGAATTCCAGAAGAAGTACTTAATAGCATGGTAGTTACTATGCAGGACTTTATGGAAGCATATAAGGAGATTATTCCAAGCGGATTAAGAGAAATATATATTGAGGTTCCAAATGTTAAGTGGAGCGATATAGGTGGGCTTGAAGAGGCAAAACAGCAGCTGAGAGAGGCAGTTGAGTGGCCTCTCAAGTACCCTGAGTCATTTAAGAAGATCGGCATAAGACCTCCAAGAGGCGTATTACTCTTTGGACCTCCTGGTACTGGGAAAACGATGCTCGCTAAGGCTGTTGCAACTGAGAGCGAGGCGAACTTTATAGCAGTCAGAGGTCCAGAGGTGTTGAGCAAGTGGGTTGGAGAGAGTGAGAAAGCTATAAGGGAAATATTCAGGAGAGCAAGACAATACTCTCCTGTTATTATATTCTTCGACGAAATTGATTCGCTTGTACCAATAAGGGGAATGTCAAGCGACTCTTATGTTACTGAAAGAGTAGTAAGCCAATTGCTGACAGAAATGGATGGAATTGAAAGCTTAGAAAACGTTATAGTTATAGCTGCAACTAACAGGCCAGATATAATCGACCCTGCTCTCTTGAGGCCAGGAAGGCTTGAAAAGCTCATCTACATTCCCCCTCCGGACAAAGACGATAGACTAGAGATTCTAAAGATTCATACAAAGAAGATGCCTTTAGCAAGCGACGTCGATCTGGAGAGGATTGCAGAAATTACTGAGGGATATACGGGTGCAGATATAGAGGCTTTGGTTAGAGAAGCAGGGTTGAGGGCATTAAGAGAGAATTTATCGGCAACTGAAATTAGGATGAGACACTTTGAGGATGCCCTGCAAGTAATAAAGCCGTCAATTACTAAGCAGATGATCGAATACTATATTAAATGGTTTGAGCAAGCGAGACAAGCTATTAGCAAGAAAATAATAGAGACGACTCCTTATATTTAA
- the fen gene encoding flap endonuclease-1 produces MGVNIRELIPPEAIKEIELESLKGRTIAIDAYNALYQFLAAIRQPDGTPLIDNKGRVTSHLSGIFYRTINLIEAGIKPIYVFDGLPPSLKEKELEKRRKVKEEAAKKYQVAIAEEKYEEARKYAQISTRLNDEMVKEAIKLLDAMGLPTVQAPAEGEAQAAYMAKKGDVWSSGSQDYDSILFGSPRVVRNLTVSGKRKLPKKDVYIDIKPEVIESNVIYEKLGINREKLIIIGIMLGTDYNPDGIKGVGIKTALKIVKSYEKTEEILKSLPQTQVDYYEIFNYFMNPEVTDNYTIQWKEPSVEKIKEILVEEHDFNEARVENAIERLQKSFKENVKSQTKGLDFWFK; encoded by the coding sequence TTGGGAGTAAATATAAGGGAGCTTATTCCTCCTGAGGCTATAAAAGAGATTGAGCTTGAATCACTTAAAGGAAGAACGATTGCAATTGATGCATATAATGCACTATATCAATTTCTAGCGGCTATAAGGCAACCTGACGGGACACCCCTTATAGATAATAAAGGAAGAGTAACAAGCCATTTAAGCGGAATTTTTTATAGAACAATAAATCTTATTGAAGCAGGAATTAAGCCTATATATGTATTTGATGGTCTACCTCCTAGTTTGAAGGAAAAAGAACTAGAGAAAAGAAGAAAAGTAAAAGAAGAGGCAGCCAAAAAATATCAGGTAGCAATTGCTGAAGAGAAATATGAAGAAGCTAGGAAATATGCCCAGATATCTACGAGGCTTAATGACGAGATGGTGAAAGAGGCTATTAAGCTACTTGATGCCATGGGCCTTCCAACTGTACAAGCTCCAGCAGAGGGGGAGGCTCAGGCTGCATATATGGCAAAAAAAGGAGATGTCTGGAGCTCTGGAAGTCAGGATTATGACAGTATATTGTTTGGGTCGCCAAGAGTGGTTAGGAACCTTACAGTCTCTGGAAAGAGAAAGCTACCTAAAAAAGATGTCTATATTGATATCAAACCGGAAGTTATAGAATCAAACGTAATTTATGAAAAGCTCGGCATCAACAGAGAGAAGCTTATAATCATAGGAATTATGCTAGGTACGGATTACAATCCTGACGGTATTAAGGGGGTTGGAATCAAAACAGCTTTGAAAATTGTAAAAAGCTATGAGAAAACGGAGGAAATTCTCAAGAGCCTTCCTCAAACTCAGGTAGATTACTATGAAATCTTCAACTATTTTATGAACCCCGAAGTTACCGATAATTATACAATACAGTGGAAAGAACCTTCTGTTGAAAAAATTAAAGAAATATTAGTGGAGGAGCATGACTTTAATGAAGCTAGAGTTGAAAACGCTATTGAAAGACTTCAAAAGTCTTTTAAAGAAAATGTAAAATCTCAAACTAAAGGTCTCGACTTTTGGTTCAAATAA
- the sucD gene encoding succinate--CoA ligase subunit alpha: MAILVNKDTKVLVQGITGKEGSFHTKLMLEYGTKIVAGVSPGKEGQEVYGVKVYNSVENAMSENPHIDASIIFVPAAFTADAVYEAIKNKIKNIIVITEGIPVHETMKFVNYANEKGIRIIGPNCPGIIVPNETKIGIMPGSVFTRGPVGIMSRSGTLTYEISYALSREGIGQSTVIGVGGDPIIGLNFIEVMKLFNDDKETKAVVMVGEIGGDIEERVAMRFKKGEFDKPIVAYIAGKTAPPGKRMGHAGAIITMGEGTYEGKIKALENAGIPVAKNPFEIPKLISKLI, translated from the coding sequence ATGGCAATATTAGTCAACAAAGATACAAAAGTATTGGTCCAAGGGATTACCGGGAAAGAGGGATCCTTCCATACTAAGTTAATGCTTGAATACGGTACAAAAATTGTTGCAGGAGTTTCACCTGGCAAAGAAGGTCAAGAGGTTTACGGTGTAAAGGTATATAACAGCGTAGAGAATGCTATGTCTGAGAATCCGCATATTGACGCATCTATAATTTTTGTACCAGCCGCTTTTACTGCAGATGCTGTGTATGAAGCAATTAAAAATAAAATAAAAAACATTATCGTTATAACTGAAGGGATTCCCGTGCATGAGACGATGAAATTTGTCAATTATGCGAATGAGAAAGGCATAAGAATTATAGGTCCCAACTGTCCTGGAATTATAGTTCCAAACGAGACGAAAATTGGCATAATGCCAGGAAGCGTATTTACAAGGGGCCCCGTAGGCATAATGTCAAGAAGCGGTACTTTGACTTATGAGATAAGTTACGCTCTATCAAGAGAGGGAATTGGGCAATCGACTGTTATAGGCGTTGGAGGAGATCCGATAATCGGTCTAAACTTCATAGAAGTTATGAAATTATTTAATGATGATAAAGAAACGAAGGCGGTAGTTATGGTGGGGGAAATAGGAGGCGACATTGAAGAAAGAGTAGCAATGCGATTTAAGAAAGGAGAATTTGACAAGCCGATAGTTGCTTACATAGCAGGCAAAACAGCACCTCCGGGCAAAAGAATGGGGCATGCGGGAGCTATAATTACTATGGGAGAAGGCACTTATGAGGGAAAAATCAAAGCTTTAGAAAATGCAGGAATACCTGTAGCAAAAAACCCATTTGAAATTCCAAAACTGATTAGCAAACTAATTTGA
- the sucC gene encoding ADP-forming succinate--CoA ligase subunit beta, with protein sequence MKLFEYEAKEIYKLHGIKVPKGVVIAKSDDIEKKIEESKLKFPLVVKSQVLVAGRGKSGGVKFAKDINEAVTVSNNLFNLEIKGLKPNFLLIEEAVEHDNEYFASITIDRAERCPVILVSKSGGMEIEEVSKKSPESIIKYHVDPILGMRDFEARNIGYKLGLSGKELASFTSFLKSLYNIFEMYDGDLVESNPFTIVNGEVIALDSRIIIDDNSVYKHKELVANKEMSGEETEWEIRAKQRGFAFVELDGNIGIIGNGAGLTMATMDLIYEFGGSPANFLDIGGGANSERVKEAVSLLLEYPKAKSIFINIFGGITRCDEVARGIEGALKSVGKIKPIFVRLSGTNEEEGKRILKELGISSYNDPIEAARSTVNSVKGGE encoded by the coding sequence GTGAAGCTTTTTGAATATGAAGCAAAGGAAATTTACAAATTGCACGGTATTAAGGTTCCTAAGGGGGTCGTCATTGCAAAAAGTGATGATATAGAAAAGAAGATTGAAGAGAGCAAACTGAAATTCCCATTAGTTGTAAAAAGCCAAGTTTTGGTTGCAGGAAGAGGAAAGTCAGGAGGAGTAAAATTTGCTAAAGATATTAACGAAGCTGTTACAGTTTCGAACAATCTGTTTAATTTAGAAATTAAAGGACTAAAACCGAATTTCCTGCTTATTGAAGAAGCAGTAGAACATGATAATGAGTATTTCGCTTCTATAACTATCGATAGAGCCGAAAGATGCCCAGTTATATTAGTAAGCAAAAGCGGCGGTATGGAAATTGAAGAAGTCTCTAAAAAAAGCCCGGAAAGCATTATAAAATATCATGTTGACCCGATCCTTGGTATGAGAGATTTCGAAGCAAGAAATATAGGATATAAGCTAGGTCTGAGTGGAAAAGAGCTAGCTAGCTTCACATCATTTCTGAAGAGCCTATATAACATTTTTGAAATGTATGATGGAGATTTAGTCGAGAGCAATCCATTCACTATTGTAAACGGAGAAGTTATAGCTTTAGATTCGAGAATTATAATAGACGATAATTCTGTCTATAAGCATAAGGAACTTGTTGCGAACAAAGAAATGAGCGGTGAAGAAACTGAATGGGAGATCAGAGCTAAACAAAGAGGCTTTGCATTTGTCGAGTTAGATGGGAATATTGGGATTATAGGAAACGGTGCAGGACTAACAATGGCAACTATGGATTTGATTTATGAGTTCGGTGGGAGTCCTGCGAATTTTCTTGATATAGGCGGTGGAGCTAATTCAGAAAGAGTGAAGGAGGCTGTTTCTCTCTTGCTTGAATACCCTAAAGCTAAAAGTATATTTATCAATATATTTGGAGGAATAACCAGGTGCGATGAAGTAGCTAGAGGAATAGAAGGAGCATTGAAGTCTGTTGGTAAAATTAAGCCGATTTTCGTCAGGCTTTCAGGCACAAATGAAGAGGAAGGGAAAAGGATACTTAAAGAGTTGGGAATAAGTTCATATAATGATCCAATTGAAGCTGCGAGAAGCACTGTCAATTCTGTAAAGGGAGGTGAATAA
- a CDS encoding radical SAM protein: protein MINSFIDNTGYNPIELGKTIEKIILKEDHGIWLRKYYRFRGGKWYGGIATADCIGCNLRCKFCWAWRQRDYPERFGNFYSPEQVASKLIRIANEKSYKNIRISGGEPTLGFEHLIQVLENLKNYDMTFILETNGIYFGYYNELSPELSNFENVHVRVSIKGCTPEDFHSITGAKKEFFQVQINALKNLIDSNVRAHPAVMESFSEEESCKDLREKLGDIDSSLYENYEEEFVFLYPHVVEILRKNKIWPRKAFYPNNIPEKYI, encoded by the coding sequence ATGATAAATTCTTTTATTGACAACACGGGTTATAATCCAATAGAGCTTGGAAAAACTATTGAAAAGATAATCTTAAAAGAAGATCACGGCATTTGGCTAAGGAAGTATTATAGATTTAGAGGTGGGAAATGGTATGGAGGGATCGCTACAGCTGACTGCATAGGGTGCAATTTAAGATGTAAGTTCTGCTGGGCCTGGAGACAAAGAGATTATCCAGAGAGGTTTGGAAATTTCTATTCTCCCGAGCAAGTAGCTTCTAAACTAATAAGAATTGCAAACGAAAAAAGCTACAAAAATATAAGAATAAGTGGAGGAGAGCCAACTTTAGGCTTCGAACATTTAATTCAAGTGCTTGAAAATTTAAAAAACTATGACATGACATTCATTTTGGAGACAAATGGAATTTACTTCGGCTATTATAATGAGCTTTCTCCGGAGTTATCGAATTTTGAAAACGTTCACGTGAGGGTTTCAATAAAAGGATGCACTCCAGAAGACTTTCATTCAATTACAGGTGCAAAAAAGGAATTTTTTCAAGTGCAAATAAATGCATTAAAAAACCTAATAGATTCTAATGTCAGAGCGCATCCTGCTGTTATGGAGAGCTTCAGTGAAGAAGAGAGTTGCAAAGATTTACGTGAAAAGCTCGGTGACATTGATTCTTCACTATATGAAAATTACGAGGAAGAATTCGTCTTTCTATATCCTCATGTCGTTGAAATCCTCAGAAAAAATAAGATATGGCCAAGAAAAGCATTTTATCCAAATAATATACCTGAAAAATATATATAA
- a CDS encoding signal peptidase I: MKHLKKVIIGSISLILVLLLMGKIIGLPVALFVVSGNSMYPTLKTGDIVVGITDKNYKNGEVVVWCVSKTQCVIHRIVGTYNEYVITKGDNNPYIDPPILYSNVKYKELFVIPNYIWILIFLLVALYIFFNRKSFLPSGFSISVLVFGIYVLISVILLITMPVEIETSSILPYQPGVNLTGYNFNSDGSVSLNYSAENISFQNIKSCYILSPVSENLTQCFINNQTIVIEVPYVIYQRAYYNGSNILEVGISAELDKGNLSGIYYLNVPFQKLEFSIDNFTLFIRNGNFFPVDVNITLDYADFPGRQFDSKSFELRVPQNSELAYPFEKHAYEYVDVQYIYDGNQIFLKYYVSG, translated from the coding sequence GTGAAGCATCTTAAAAAAGTTATTATTGGTTCTATTTCTTTAATTCTGGTTCTCCTTCTTATGGGGAAGATTATAGGACTTCCTGTCGCATTATTTGTAGTAAGCGGAAATAGCATGTATCCGACTTTGAAAACGGGAGATATTGTCGTAGGTATTACCGATAAAAATTATAAAAACGGAGAAGTTGTAGTTTGGTGCGTATCTAAAACTCAGTGTGTGATTCATAGGATTGTAGGCACGTACAATGAGTATGTAATCACGAAGGGCGATAACAATCCTTATATAGACCCTCCCATCCTCTATTCGAACGTAAAATATAAGGAGCTTTTCGTAATACCTAATTATATATGGATTTTAATATTCCTTCTAGTTGCTCTCTACATATTTTTTAATAGAAAAAGCTTCCTCCCTAGCGGATTTTCAATTTCTGTTTTGGTTTTCGGTATATATGTCCTAATATCGGTAATTCTCCTTATTACAATGCCTGTTGAGATAGAGACATCTTCTATCTTACCTTACCAGCCTGGAGTAAACCTTACAGGCTATAATTTTAATTCGGATGGAAGCGTATCTTTAAACTACAGCGCGGAGAACATCTCATTTCAGAATATAAAGAGTTGCTACATTCTCTCTCCTGTAAGTGAGAACCTCACACAATGTTTTATAAATAATCAGACAATCGTGATTGAAGTTCCATATGTTATTTATCAGCGTGCATATTATAATGGCTCAAACATATTAGAAGTCGGAATAAGTGCAGAATTGGATAAAGGAAACTTATCTGGGATATACTATTTAAACGTGCCTTTTCAGAAGCTTGAATTCAGCATTGATAACTTTACCCTTTTTATAAGAAACGGCAACTTCTTCCCAGTAGATGTAAATATAACTTTAGATTATGCGGATTTTCCTGGAAGGCAATTCGATTCAAAGTCATTTGAATTGCGAGTACCTCAAAATTCAGAGCTCGCATATCCTTTTGAGAAACATGCATATGAATATGTGGATGTACAGTACATATATGATGGAAATCAAATATTTTTAAAATATTATGTTTCAGGTTAA
- a CDS encoding MFS transporter, with translation MDKRFLALSSIIFTYSFVNSIVSLASSLRVYELTQSTFMQSLTSFSYNTLYALGSYYYSRISGKLKQDQFAIFSLILMASSILFMAFSPSAIFIILFNGVFGMSIAFISPLMAGMIINYLMKDNIGITRTNVISSLGIIFGYIFAAFGGALFSSKDLMFINTAFTLAVLPLVKYFPEKFKTKGERRALILSLMPQVAGRIRAIPHEIVKYERELSFKALYNDFKKMFYFKKLREMPTVLLGATVLYTAIQIFFTPMPSYLKIFGYTDSDIYTLYLINNFTTLLLYDFMRKRTETESGTWKLLIIAVMVRPILFLFPLLTYLKVPINLIFVIFYIGIGISWSGISVALPVLIMKNADPESKGLALSKMNATTTIGTIVGSFVGGIVSKYYFITGTSILASLMALVSLAIFFKASKIIPT, from the coding sequence TTGGACAAACGTTTCCTTGCACTCAGTTCAATTATTTTTACATACAGCTTTGTCAACTCTATTGTATCTTTAGCTTCAAGCTTGAGAGTCTATGAACTTACTCAATCTACTTTTATGCAGTCTTTGACGTCTTTTTCATATAATACATTGTATGCATTGGGAAGCTATTATTACTCCAGAATATCTGGTAAGCTGAAGCAGGACCAGTTCGCAATTTTCTCCCTTATTTTGATGGCATCAAGTATACTATTTATGGCTTTTTCCCCTTCAGCTATCTTTATAATACTGTTCAATGGAGTTTTTGGGATGTCAATCGCATTTATCTCTCCTCTCATGGCTGGGATGATAATAAACTACTTGATGAAAGATAATATAGGAATAACTAGAACGAATGTGATAAGTAGCTTAGGTATAATATTTGGATATATATTTGCAGCTTTTGGGGGTGCACTATTTTCATCAAAAGATTTGATGTTTATTAATACTGCTTTTACGTTAGCTGTTTTGCCTCTAGTAAAATATTTTCCAGAAAAGTTCAAAACCAAAGGAGAGAGAAGAGCTCTTATCCTTTCATTAATGCCTCAGGTTGCAGGAAGGATTAGAGCCATCCCGCATGAAATCGTTAAATATGAAAGGGAGTTATCATTTAAAGCTCTTTACAACGACTTCAAAAAAATGTTTTATTTTAAAAAACTTAGGGAAATGCCTACTGTGCTCCTTGGAGCGACAGTTTTATATACAGCCATTCAGATATTTTTCACTCCGATGCCCTCATATTTGAAAATATTCGGCTATACGGATAGCGACATTTATACTCTGTACTTAATTAATAACTTTACGACTTTACTCCTATATGACTTTATGAGGAAGAGAACTGAGACTGAATCTGGAACATGGAAATTGCTTATCATAGCCGTTATGGTAAGACCTATTCTCTTTCTCTTTCCTTTGCTTACATATTTGAAGGTACCGATAAACTTGATATTTGTAATTTTTTACATAGGAATTGGAATAAGCTGGTCCGGTATTTCAGTAGCTCTACCAGTTCTTATAATGAAGAACGCAGATCCCGAATCAAAAGGATTGGCCCTGAGCAAGATGAATGCAACAACTACAATAGGAACTATAGTTGGCTCTTTTGTGGGAGGAATAGTTTCTAAATATTATTTTATAACTGGAACATCTATCCTAGCAAGTTTGATGGCTTTGGTATCATTGGCAATATTCTTTAAAGCTTCCAAAATCATACCGACCTAA
- a CDS encoding ABC transporter permease subunit has protein sequence MNIIIALALSMLRMFLALFLSILVAYLAGIPMGRNEKVEKILYPIIDVLQSVPILGFFPLIILLFVNNLPGWLGPELASIFLIFTSQSWNLIIGVYSAVKVIPQEIIDMANIYKLSTVAKIFKIYIPYSKQALARNILISWAGGLFFLTASEVITLGSTNYELTGIGTYIQMAADSNNFSLVFIGTFILMITSVLIYVLFLNPFFNSAAGEGKESFKGLSVDILYEKLTSFFSPLVSKIVDGLIIINGKINSKISLHTQSRNYKFIASFLLLAFLSVIILFNIYSIIEIPKAIENYIAETFQASLILNGIEGLLISTARVVLVMMLGLIFLILISYYLYEKPTIYRSIFTLAGEVLASMPSILWWPIFLLLIERGFPPLLVSFFIIFQGSIWYIFFNVFLTGIGPIEKNLMEMSRIYKIRGIYKLFYIYIPMISPYLVAGLSAGWGGAWNADIVAEYASIGTNLITFFGIGYLISLSTYSGNMLALSTYVFLLVMFIIIVNRTVWAFMYSYIKKKYHVID, from the coding sequence GTGAACATTATCATAGCGTTAGCACTAAGCATGCTTAGAATGTTTTTAGCATTGTTTCTTTCAATATTAGTTGCATATTTAGCTGGAATACCGATGGGAAGAAATGAAAAAGTGGAAAAGATCTTATATCCTATTATCGATGTGCTACAGTCCGTTCCTATTTTAGGCTTCTTTCCTCTCATAATATTGCTATTTGTAAACAATTTGCCAGGGTGGTTAGGTCCTGAATTAGCTTCAATTTTTTTAATATTTACAAGCCAATCTTGGAATCTTATAATTGGAGTGTATTCTGCTGTAAAGGTAATTCCTCAAGAAATAATAGATATGGCTAATATTTATAAACTCTCAACTGTTGCAAAGATTTTTAAAATTTATATTCCTTATTCCAAACAAGCTCTAGCAAGAAACATTTTAATATCTTGGGCAGGAGGTTTGTTCTTTCTTACAGCATCGGAAGTTATCACTTTAGGATCAACAAACTATGAATTAACAGGAATAGGAACTTATATTCAAATGGCAGCAGATTCGAACAATTTCTCTTTAGTATTTATTGGAACTTTTATTTTGATGATAACGTCTGTTTTGATATATGTCTTGTTTTTGAATCCATTTTTTAACTCCGCTGCAGGTGAAGGAAAAGAATCTTTTAAAGGTCTATCCGTAGACATTTTGTACGAAAAACTTACTTCCTTTTTCTCACCTCTTGTAAGCAAAATCGTTGATGGCTTGATCATTATTAATGGAAAAATAAATAGCAAAATAAGCTTGCACACTCAATCTAGGAATTATAAATTTATAGCGTCATTTTTACTTTTAGCTTTTCTATCTGTTATTATATTATTTAACATATACAGCATTATAGAAATCCCTAAAGCAATCGAAAATTATATTGCAGAAACTTTTCAGGCTAGCCTTATATTAAATGGCATTGAAGGACTTTTAATAAGTACAGCAAGAGTAGTACTCGTTATGATGTTGGGTTTGATTTTTTTAATTCTTATATCTTATTATTTATATGAAAAGCCTACTATTTATAGATCCATATTTACATTGGCTGGAGAAGTTTTGGCTTCAATGCCTTCAATATTATGGTGGCCGATTTTCCTCTTACTTATTGAAAGAGGATTCCCCCCTCTACTAGTATCCTTTTTCATAATTTTTCAAGGTTCCATATGGTATATCTTCTTCAATGTATTCCTTACAGGAATAGGACCAATTGAGAAAAATCTTATGGAAATGTCTAGAATTTACAAGATAAGAGGAATATACAAGCTTTTTTATATATACATCCCTATGATATCTCCATATTTAGTAGCAGGCCTATCTGCTGGTTGGGGAGGCGCGTGGAATGCGGATATTGTTGCAGAATATGCTAGTATTGGAACAAACCTTATAACTTTCTTTGGCATTGGTTACCTTATTTCCCTTTCGACATACAGCGGAAATATGTTGGCTTTATCTACATATGTGTTTTTATTGGTAATGTTTATTATTATAGTAAATAGAACTGTTTGGGCATTTATGTACAGCTATATTAAGAAGAAATACCACGTAATAGATTAG